From the Natronococcus sp. AD-5 genome, one window contains:
- a CDS encoding site-2 protease family protein gives MFRSFRIGSLFGIPVKLDITFLLILPVFAWIIAVQIADLVPMLNGLLGTELPIELLTTGSTPWILGAAAAIGLFASVLLHELGHSLVAIRYGFPIDSITLWLLGGVAQLTDQPTNWRQELTIAIAGPIVSVGLGVTFYALIVVVPASFESVQFILAYLAVINVVLAAFNLLPGFPMDGGRVLRAILARNRPFAVATAQAAQVGKAFAILLGLFGLLALNFILIAIAFFIYITATSEARQTALQAAIKGITIADMMTPVDDLDTVTPNITVAELLDTMMNQRHTGYPVVENDLVVGIITLEDVRTVTPTERDSTMVGEAMTSDLETISPDDDAIEVLMSIQRNDIGRLIVLDEHDQLTGLVTRTDVITALSIGFVRSAQGYSGVPEPEERSGETAQPANRPRW, from the coding sequence ATGTTCAGAAGCTTCCGGATTGGTTCTCTCTTCGGCATTCCGGTCAAGTTAGATATCACGTTCCTGTTGATCCTCCCGGTGTTTGCGTGGATCATCGCAGTTCAGATCGCGGATCTCGTACCGATGCTCAATGGGCTACTCGGCACGGAACTCCCGATTGAGCTACTCACAACGGGATCGACACCGTGGATACTCGGGGCGGCAGCTGCGATCGGCCTCTTTGCCAGCGTCTTGCTACACGAGCTTGGGCATTCGCTCGTTGCGATCCGATATGGATTTCCCATCGACTCGATCACGCTCTGGCTGCTCGGCGGCGTTGCACAACTCACTGACCAGCCGACGAACTGGCGGCAAGAGCTTACGATTGCGATCGCCGGCCCCATCGTCAGCGTCGGTCTCGGCGTAACGTTTTATGCACTCATCGTCGTTGTTCCAGCGTCCTTTGAATCGGTACAGTTCATCCTCGCGTATCTTGCGGTCATCAACGTCGTCCTCGCAGCCTTCAACTTGTTACCGGGCTTTCCCATGGACGGTGGGCGAGTTCTTCGTGCAATTCTTGCACGAAATCGCCCGTTCGCCGTGGCGACCGCACAGGCTGCACAGGTCGGAAAAGCGTTCGCCATTTTGCTTGGTCTCTTTGGACTTCTTGCCCTCAACTTCATTCTGATTGCCATCGCCTTTTTCATCTACATCACAGCAACCAGCGAGGCTCGCCAGACAGCGCTCCAGGCGGCTATCAAGGGAATCACGATAGCTGATATGATGACTCCCGTCGACGATCTCGATACAGTCACGCCCAATATTACGGTGGCCGAACTTCTTGACACGATGATGAATCAACGTCACACGGGTTACCCTGTCGTCGAAAACGATTTGGTCGTTGGAATTATCACACTCGAGGATGTTCGTACCGTTACCCCGACAGAACGAGACTCGACGATGGTCGGTGAAGCGATGACGAGTGATCTCGAGACCATTTCACCAGACGACGACGCGATAGAAGTACTCATGTCGATTCAGCGCAATGACATCGGTCGGTTGATCGTACTCGACGAGCACGATCAACTCACCGGACTCGTAACGCGTACGGACGTCATTACGGCGCTCAGTATTGGATTCGTTCGTTCGGCGCAAGGGTATAGCGGAGTTCCGGAGCCCGAAGAACGGTCGGGCGAGACTGCGCAACCAGCCAATCGGCCGCGCTGGTAA